A genome region from Hymenobacter tibetensis includes the following:
- a CDS encoding RagB/SusD family nutrient uptake outer membrane protein, with the protein MKNTFLIRLSLAGTLLLSATACEKDLLDQSNPNLPLTELSWKTSDDAVKGSVACYAGLQGLGMYRRWLNFAFDLRDDTGFSQSPWGELADFTHFIQVNYDFEVSNNIWRDHYRTIFRCNQVIDRVPTIQGMDAGLQKRIVAEAKFLRALSYFNLVSLYGKVPLALQYSTGLNQSFPQGTEAQVWDQIISDLQAAQTDLPATYPATDAGRATKGAATTLLGKAYMQNKRWADAQTQFAQVINSNLYRVEGVPYTSNFRHTTENNPESIFEVQFSDEKKGGNDSGGGPDATSSQGGQRSQFWGVPGFGFNDGEVRPWVVREFLREPAANGQRDPRLAATVFYNRLDQTQFASSLPVDADTLAYGTGFLTRYGKDARNRARVYWRKYQTDYYRTFEDFDSPINQRVLRYADVLLLHAEALNEQGQTAAAIPFINQVRERSGLAPLTASFTRESLRMQLMHERITELTGEGVRWFDLQRWGLLDNQTSVDQLKARDPDFNTFRVDRSRLLPLPQSEVDLNKLTQNDNW; encoded by the coding sequence ATGAAAAATACTTTCCTAATACGGCTAAGCTTGGCAGGCACGTTGCTGCTGAGCGCCACGGCCTGCGAGAAAGACCTGCTCGATCAGTCCAACCCCAACCTGCCCCTCACCGAACTGTCGTGGAAAACTTCCGACGATGCCGTGAAAGGCTCTGTGGCCTGCTACGCGGGCTTGCAAGGCCTGGGCATGTACCGCCGCTGGCTCAACTTTGCCTTCGATTTGCGCGACGATACCGGCTTCAGTCAAAGCCCCTGGGGCGAACTGGCCGATTTCACCCACTTCATTCAGGTGAACTACGACTTCGAGGTGTCGAACAACATCTGGCGCGACCATTACCGCACTATCTTCCGCTGCAACCAGGTAATCGACCGGGTGCCTACCATTCAGGGCATGGACGCGGGGCTACAGAAGCGCATTGTGGCCGAAGCCAAGTTCCTGCGAGCCTTGTCGTACTTCAACCTGGTGTCGCTTTACGGCAAAGTGCCGCTGGCGCTGCAATACTCCACCGGCCTGAACCAGTCGTTCCCACAGGGCACCGAGGCGCAAGTGTGGGACCAAATCATCAGTGACCTGCAAGCTGCCCAAACCGACCTGCCCGCTACGTATCCGGCGACCGATGCCGGGCGGGCCACCAAAGGCGCGGCCACTACGCTGCTTGGCAAAGCCTACATGCAAAACAAGCGCTGGGCTGATGCGCAGACGCAGTTTGCGCAGGTAATCAACTCAAACCTATACCGGGTAGAGGGCGTCCCTTATACCAGCAACTTCCGGCATACCACTGAAAATAACCCGGAATCCATTTTCGAAGTGCAGTTCTCCGACGAGAAGAAAGGCGGCAACGACTCCGGTGGCGGCCCCGATGCCACCTCGTCGCAGGGCGGGCAACGCTCGCAGTTCTGGGGCGTGCCGGGCTTCGGTTTCAACGATGGCGAAGTTCGGCCTTGGGTGGTGCGCGAGTTTCTGCGGGAACCCGCCGCCAACGGGCAGCGCGACCCGCGCCTGGCCGCTACAGTGTTCTATAACCGCCTCGACCAGACCCAGTTTGCGAGTTCCCTGCCCGTCGATGCCGATACGCTGGCCTATGGCACTGGCTTTCTGACCCGCTACGGCAAGGACGCCCGTAACCGCGCCCGCGTGTACTGGCGCAAGTACCAGACTGATTATTATCGGACGTTCGAGGACTTCGACTCGCCTATCAACCAGCGGGTGCTGCGCTACGCCGACGTGCTGCTGTTACACGCCGAAGCCCTCAACGAACAGGGCCAGACGGCCGCAGCCATTCCCTTTATCAACCAGGTGCGCGAACGTTCGGGTCTGGCCCCCCTGACGGCTAGCTTCACCCGCGAAAGCCTGCGGATGCAGCTCATGCATGAGCGCATTACCGAGCTGACGGGTGAAGGCGTACGGTGGTTTGACTTGCAGCGCTGGGGCCTGCTCGACAACCAAACTAGTGTTGATCAGTTGAAGGCGCGTGACCCCGACTTCAATACGTTCCGGGTGGACCGCTCGCGCTTGCTGCCACTGCCACAGTCGGAAGTCGATTTGAACAAGCTCACGCAAAACGATAACTGGTAA
- a CDS encoding glycoside hydrolase family 43 protein, translating to MLPNPLYKSLAAALLVALWSCAKENNPSATVPTGPVTPTTTYTNPLLASGPDPWVYEKDGFYYYMHTTGRNLTLWKTAKMSELGSAPSKVIWTPPATGATSRDIWAPEIHFLDGKWYVYFTAGPGNCCGGQRMWVLENAAADPTTGTWVEKGQIAVPGQDLWAIDGTILEQNGKRYLVWSGQEPASVEQRLYICQMSNPWTLTGPRVQLSRPQLTWETMGDPKVNEGPEVLKHNDKTFLVYSASHCSTDAYALGLLTASSTADPMDPTAWTKSSQPVFSQDPANKVYGPGHNTFFKSKNGQEDWILYHANAEPNKGCGDARSPRMQKFTWNPDGTPNFDSPVPIGVPLPEPAGE from the coding sequence ATGCTTCCCAACCCGCTTTATAAATCCCTAGCCGCGGCACTGCTCGTCGCGCTTTGGTCTTGCGCCAAAGAAAATAATCCATCCGCCACCGTGCCCACTGGGCCCGTTACGCCCACTACCACCTACACCAACCCGCTACTCGCGTCCGGCCCCGACCCGTGGGTGTACGAAAAGGATGGCTTCTACTACTACATGCACACCACGGGCCGCAACCTGACCTTGTGGAAAACGGCGAAGATGTCGGAGTTAGGGTCGGCGCCGAGCAAGGTAATCTGGACGCCGCCCGCCACGGGGGCTACCTCCCGGGACATCTGGGCTCCGGAAATCCACTTCCTCGATGGCAAATGGTACGTGTATTTCACGGCGGGCCCCGGCAACTGCTGTGGCGGCCAGCGCATGTGGGTGCTGGAAAACGCCGCCGCCGACCCCACCACGGGTACCTGGGTGGAGAAAGGCCAAATTGCGGTGCCCGGCCAGGACCTGTGGGCCATTGATGGCACCATCCTCGAGCAGAACGGCAAGCGGTATTTGGTGTGGTCGGGGCAGGAGCCGGCCTCGGTGGAGCAACGCCTCTACATCTGCCAGATGAGCAACCCCTGGACCCTGACCGGGCCGCGGGTGCAGCTTAGCCGCCCCCAACTCACCTGGGAAACCATGGGCGACCCTAAGGTGAACGAAGGCCCCGAAGTGCTGAAGCACAACGACAAAACGTTCTTGGTGTATTCGGCCAGCCATTGTAGCACCGATGCTTACGCGCTGGGCCTGCTCACGGCCTCTAGCACCGCCGACCCCATGGACCCTACTGCCTGGACGAAATCCAGCCAGCCTGTATTCTCTCAAGACCCGGCCAACAAGGTCTATGGGCCAGGACACAACACGTTTTTCAAGTCGAAAAACGGGCAGGAAGACTGGATTCTCTACCACGCCAACGCCGAGCCCAACAAAGGGTGCGGCGATGCGCGCAGCCCCCGGATGCAGAAGTTCACCTGGAACCCCGATGGCACACCCAATTTCGATTCGCCCGTGCCAATTGGCGTACCATTGCCCGAGCCCGCCGGCGAATAA
- a CDS encoding family 43 glycosylhydrolase, with translation MALSKTTCLVLGLSLTMLGACQDTKTTSVSTPTSDTAEAKAEADEPAISIVNPVLAGDFPDPSITKVGDTYWATATSSNWGPVFPLLKSTNLTDWELAGHVFPNELPDWADYYFWAPEISQEGDKTYIYYTAHKKGGNLAVGVAVADSPAGPYRDLGPLVGQEVGSIDGFPMRDEKGELYLIWKEDGNSRNLPTPIWAQRLNDEHTALLGEKKELFRNTAPWEGNLVEGVSMIKRNDYFYAFYAANGCCGHTCTYGTGIARAKSLLGPWEKYEKNPILTKNDKWACPGHGTVFNRGDRWYMLHHAYDTRSFEFVGRQGVLSEFTWNADGWPEFRGGSVPTNPAPAAAARDLNDEFDGPTLLPSWQWPVEERPTVAVRSGQLQLTARPQHSGAVLGQHTTTADYTATTTLLNPGTLPAGTVAGIAAHGDPENTLALTAGGGKLQLWQLEKGKQKTISEMKLPTASTLTFRMRAESGNQFRFDYSADNGKTWQAMPAAGAAAINGTYLPPWDRGIRVGVLAHGPVAATATFERFQLDSQ, from the coding sequence ATGGCGTTAAGCAAAACCACTTGCCTTGTGCTAGGCCTGTCCCTGACGATGCTCGGGGCCTGCCAGGATACCAAGACTACCTCCGTCAGCACGCCTACTTCCGACACCGCCGAAGCAAAAGCGGAAGCAGATGAACCTGCTATTTCCATTGTCAACCCGGTACTGGCCGGCGACTTTCCCGACCCATCCATCACCAAAGTAGGCGACACCTACTGGGCCACGGCTACCTCGTCGAACTGGGGGCCGGTGTTCCCGCTGCTGAAGTCAACCAACCTAACCGATTGGGAACTGGCGGGCCACGTGTTTCCCAATGAGCTGCCCGACTGGGCCGACTACTATTTCTGGGCGCCCGAAATCAGCCAGGAAGGCGACAAAACCTACATCTACTACACCGCCCACAAGAAAGGCGGCAACCTGGCCGTGGGCGTGGCCGTGGCCGATAGCCCCGCTGGCCCGTACCGCGACCTGGGCCCATTAGTAGGGCAGGAGGTTGGCTCGATTGATGGCTTCCCGATGCGCGACGAGAAAGGTGAGCTGTACCTGATTTGGAAGGAAGATGGCAACAGCCGCAACCTGCCAACCCCCATCTGGGCGCAACGCCTCAACGACGAGCACACGGCCTTGCTGGGCGAGAAAAAAGAGCTGTTTCGCAATACGGCGCCCTGGGAAGGCAACCTCGTGGAAGGCGTGTCGATGATCAAGCGCAACGACTATTTTTACGCCTTTTATGCCGCCAATGGCTGTTGCGGGCATACGTGCACCTATGGCACCGGGATTGCGCGAGCTAAGAGCCTGCTCGGGCCCTGGGAGAAGTACGAGAAGAACCCCATTCTCACCAAAAACGACAAGTGGGCCTGCCCCGGTCACGGTACCGTGTTCAACCGTGGCGACCGGTGGTACATGCTGCACCACGCCTACGACACCCGCAGCTTCGAGTTTGTGGGCCGCCAAGGCGTACTCAGCGAGTTCACCTGGAACGCCGACGGTTGGCCCGAGTTCCGCGGTGGCTCCGTACCCACCAATCCTGCTCCCGCAGCAGCTGCTCGCGACCTAAACGACGAATTTGATGGCCCCACGTTGTTGCCATCGTGGCAGTGGCCAGTGGAAGAGCGGCCTACAGTAGCAGTGCGCAGCGGTCAACTGCAACTCACTGCCCGTCCGCAACACAGCGGCGCCGTGTTGGGCCAGCATACCACTACCGCCGATTACACCGCCACTACTACGCTCCTGAACCCCGGCACCTTACCTGCTGGCACCGTAGCCGGCATTGCTGCTCACGGCGACCCGGAAAATACATTGGCCCTGACAGCCGGCGGGGGCAAGTTGCAACTCTGGCAACTGGAAAAAGGCAAGCAGAAAACGATCAGTGAAATGAAACTGCCCACCGCCTCAACCCTAACCTTTCGCATGCGCGCTGAAAGCGGCAACCAGTTTCGCTTCGATTACAGCGCCGACAACGGCAAAACCTGGCAGGCCATGCCCGCCGCCGGTGCTGCGGCCATTAACGGCACGTACTTGCCGCCCTGGGACCGGGGCATACGGGTCGGCGTGCTAGCCCACGGCCCCGTTGCCGCCACTGCCACCTTCGAGCGGTTTCAGTTGGATAGCCAGTAG
- a CDS encoding SusC/RagA family TonB-linked outer membrane protein — protein sequence MKHPVPKPQRYALPALLCCLPLAVAATPSTSNERSAASSEATPLPDITVTGRVTDEKGEGIPGVNVLVKGTSNGAQTDVNGSYTLAGVPDNATLVFSYVGYTAKEVPVSGRTTIDTPLAPDAKALNEVVVVGYLTQERQNVTGSVATVSAQDVRRAPVASVGEAIQGRLPGVQVTNSGQPGQAPNINIRGLGTIASGSGPLYVIDGLWVQSQGGQRDFNPADVESVQVLKDAAALAPYGASGANGVIIITTKKGKSGTTAVNFNATAGVQNLVKRLDLMNAAQWATINNQAYENAGLTRQPYAATLPGIDTDWQEEFFKQGAIQDYNLGFSGGGPNSTFNVSGGYFNQTGTVQGPKFERYSFRVNTGFTRGRFRFGENAMLSRTNQTRLNVIPNYGSPFYNVVQMLPVNPVYDPTVAGGFGIGNGNASTFGLNPIASQNLLNDTGTSNRLQGNVYGEVDIFDFLRYRLNLATEFHAFHDQQKRKYGIWRQNDITQLSNFGENQGNEFFGMAEHTLTFDKSFGDHNLTVVGGYSQQRFQQDFTRGVNFGYGTGPNYFWELSAGTTTPQAIGTSYVWGKQSFFAQATYDYNQRYLLTAAFRRDGSSRFEEGRRWGNFGAASAGWRVSKESFFEGVAAISDLKLRASYGRLGNDLLSGAYGGSYVSQGFLNNNANYVLGGVIQNGAIQTGYASEGILWEDRRTTNVGFDIGFLEDRLTLSADYYVSQTNNALINPPVPLLLGNAGDNPYRNLGKLENKGLEAVLGYSDNRQPFRYGVTANLTTLKNTVLDLGTTGAEGSGAPNFFNGGPRDITRTEVGYEIGSFYLYQFDGIYQTGETNIPAGRAPGDVRYKDLDGDGNITDKDRAHVGRVFPKLQYGLNLNVGYGAFDLTAFFQGVQGNDVMNLSRFLTDNTADNSNYRADFSPWTPTNPSTTTPRAIKSGGPQNADAAGSNARFNSTRWLEDGSYLRLKNLQLAFSVPKAALERTKYVASLRVVATAQNLFTITDYTGYDPETVGSGAFNTIGNNLARGVDEGSYPNLRSFTLGIQAGF from the coding sequence ATGAAACACCCCGTACCTAAGCCTCAGCGCTACGCTTTGCCTGCTTTGCTGTGCTGTCTGCCCTTGGCAGTGGCAGCAACCCCTTCTACTAGTAACGAACGGTCAGCGGCTTCTTCCGAAGCAACTCCGCTTCCCGACATAACCGTGACCGGCCGCGTGACCGACGAGAAAGGGGAGGGCATACCCGGCGTAAACGTGCTGGTAAAAGGCACCTCCAACGGCGCGCAAACTGATGTCAACGGTAGCTACACCCTCGCGGGGGTACCCGATAATGCGACGCTGGTGTTTTCCTACGTAGGCTACACGGCCAAAGAAGTTCCAGTGAGTGGCCGCACCACCATCGACACGCCCTTGGCCCCCGACGCCAAAGCCCTCAACGAGGTAGTGGTAGTGGGCTACCTCACGCAGGAGCGCCAGAACGTAACCGGCTCGGTAGCCACTGTGAGTGCCCAGGACGTGCGCCGGGCCCCAGTTGCGTCGGTTGGTGAGGCTATTCAGGGCCGCTTGCCAGGCGTGCAGGTCACCAACTCCGGACAGCCGGGGCAGGCGCCCAACATCAACATCCGAGGGCTGGGTACCATTGCCAGCGGCAGTGGTCCGCTCTATGTGATAGACGGGCTGTGGGTGCAAAGCCAAGGCGGCCAGCGCGACTTCAACCCCGCCGATGTGGAGTCGGTGCAGGTGCTGAAAGACGCGGCTGCACTGGCCCCGTACGGTGCCTCGGGTGCCAACGGCGTGATTATTATCACCACCAAGAAAGGCAAATCCGGCACTACGGCTGTCAACTTCAATGCCACGGCCGGGGTGCAAAACCTGGTAAAGCGCCTCGACTTGATGAACGCGGCCCAGTGGGCAACCATCAACAACCAGGCGTATGAAAATGCCGGACTGACGCGTCAGCCCTACGCCGCCACCCTGCCCGGCATTGATACCGACTGGCAGGAGGAGTTTTTCAAGCAGGGCGCGATTCAGGATTACAACCTAGGCTTTTCGGGCGGGGGGCCAAACTCAACCTTCAATGTATCGGGGGGCTACTTCAATCAGACGGGCACGGTGCAAGGGCCGAAGTTTGAGCGCTACAGCTTCCGGGTAAACACCGGCTTTACCCGCGGGCGGTTCCGGTTCGGCGAAAACGCCATGCTCTCGCGCACCAATCAAACGCGCCTAAACGTCATTCCCAACTACGGCTCGCCGTTCTACAACGTGGTGCAGATGCTGCCCGTCAACCCCGTGTACGACCCCACGGTGGCAGGCGGCTTTGGCATCGGCAATGGCAACGCCAGCACATTTGGACTCAACCCTATTGCCTCCCAAAATCTGCTGAACGACACGGGTACCTCCAACCGCTTGCAGGGCAACGTGTACGGCGAAGTGGATATTTTCGATTTCCTGCGCTACCGCCTCAATTTGGCCACCGAGTTTCACGCTTTCCACGACCAGCAGAAGCGGAAGTACGGTATCTGGCGGCAGAATGACATCACCCAGCTGTCGAACTTCGGCGAAAACCAGGGCAACGAATTCTTCGGCATGGCCGAACACACGCTGACTTTCGATAAGAGCTTCGGCGACCATAATCTGACGGTGGTAGGCGGCTACAGCCAGCAGCGTTTTCAGCAGGATTTCACACGGGGCGTGAACTTCGGATACGGCACCGGCCCCAACTATTTCTGGGAGCTAAGCGCCGGTACCACAACGCCCCAGGCCATTGGCACATCGTACGTGTGGGGCAAACAGTCGTTTTTTGCGCAAGCTACCTACGACTACAACCAGCGCTACTTGCTGACGGCTGCGTTCCGCCGCGACGGTTCGTCGCGCTTCGAGGAGGGCAGGCGTTGGGGCAACTTCGGTGCGGCTTCCGCAGGTTGGCGAGTGTCGAAAGAAAGCTTCTTTGAGGGTGTTGCCGCTATTTCCGACCTCAAGCTTCGGGCTTCTTACGGCCGCCTTGGCAACGACTTGCTTAGTGGGGCCTACGGCGGATCCTACGTTTCGCAGGGCTTTCTTAACAACAATGCCAACTACGTGCTGGGCGGCGTGATTCAAAACGGAGCCATCCAAACCGGTTACGCCAGCGAAGGCATTCTGTGGGAAGACCGCCGCACCACCAACGTGGGCTTCGACATTGGCTTTTTGGAAGATCGGCTGACGTTATCGGCTGATTACTATGTGTCGCAAACCAACAATGCGCTCATCAACCCGCCCGTACCACTACTGTTGGGCAACGCCGGCGACAACCCCTACCGCAACTTAGGCAAGCTTGAAAACAAGGGCTTGGAAGCCGTGCTGGGCTACAGCGACAACCGCCAACCCTTCCGCTACGGCGTCACGGCTAACCTAACCACGCTGAAAAACACCGTGCTCGATCTGGGCACCACCGGTGCGGAAGGAAGTGGCGCGCCCAACTTCTTTAATGGCGGCCCCCGCGACATCACTCGCACCGAAGTGGGCTACGAAATCGGCTCGTTCTACCTCTACCAATTCGACGGCATCTATCAGACCGGTGAAACCAATATCCCAGCGGGGCGGGCGCCAGGCGACGTGCGTTACAAGGACCTCGACGGCGACGGCAATATCACCGATAAGGACCGCGCCCACGTGGGCCGGGTATTCCCCAAGCTGCAATACGGCCTGAACCTAAACGTAGGCTACGGCGCCTTCGATTTGACTGCCTTCTTCCAGGGCGTGCAAGGCAACGACGTGATGAACCTGTCCCGCTTCCTGACCGACAACACTGCGGACAACAGCAACTACCGCGCTGACTTCAGCCCCTGGACGCCCACCAACCCCTCCACCACCACGCCGCGGGCCATCAAGTCGGGCGGCCCGCAGAACGCGGATGCCGCTGGTAGCAACGCCCGCTTCAACTCGACGCGCTGGCTGGAGGACGGTTCGTACCTGCGCCTGAAGAACCTGCAATTGGCCTTCTCAGTGCCTAAAGCAGCGCTGGAGCGCACCAAATACGTGGCCTCGCTGCGCGTTGTGGCCACCGCCCAAAACCTGTTCACCATAACCGATTACACCGGCTACGACCCCGAAACCGTGGGCAGCGGCGCCTTCAACACCATCGGCAACAACCTGGCTCGTGGCGTAGATGAAGGCTCTTACCCCAACCTGCGCTCCTTCACGCTGGGCATTCAGGCAGGTTTCTAA
- a CDS encoding alpha/beta fold hydrolase, with product MQPLTSNSLDTYSDEQLLKHLPGFTNHYATVNGVRLHYVEGGQGPALVCLPGWPQTWFSYHPIAAELAQHHRVIIVDIRGMGSSDKPATGYDKKTMAQDIYELLRYLGLEKASLLGHDIGGMVAASFGFNYPQATDKLILADGAHPSEGMRQMPMLPAPGAFADKMDGQQPYVWWMAFNQVKELPEQLLAGRFEYLLEYLFRYVMLDESRMSAFDRAVYAAVYNQPENIRAANAWYQALEQDIADANTYERLSMPVLGIGSHVSYSYLQMSLPYMAENVEVIGILDSGHYMFEEKPAQVLAAVLSFLQPFAN from the coding sequence ATGCAACCCCTCACTTCCAACTCCCTGGATACCTACTCCGACGAGCAATTACTTAAACACCTACCCGGCTTTACCAACCACTACGCGACCGTCAACGGCGTACGGCTTCACTACGTGGAAGGCGGCCAGGGTCCCGCATTGGTATGCCTGCCGGGTTGGCCACAGACTTGGTTTTCCTATCACCCTATTGCGGCGGAACTGGCTCAACACCACCGGGTCATCATCGTTGATATTCGCGGTATGGGCAGCTCCGACAAACCCGCCACCGGTTACGACAAAAAGACCATGGCTCAGGATATTTACGAGCTGCTGCGCTACCTGGGGCTGGAGAAAGCTTCGCTGCTAGGGCACGACATTGGGGGCATGGTAGCCGCCAGCTTTGGGTTCAACTACCCGCAGGCTACCGACAAACTTATCTTGGCCGACGGAGCGCACCCTAGCGAAGGCATGCGGCAGATGCCCATGTTGCCAGCCCCCGGGGCCTTTGCCGATAAAATGGACGGGCAGCAGCCCTATGTATGGTGGATGGCCTTCAACCAGGTGAAGGAATTGCCCGAGCAACTGCTGGCCGGACGGTTTGAATACCTCTTGGAATACCTGTTCCGCTACGTGATGCTAGACGAGAGTCGGATGTCGGCCTTCGATCGGGCGGTGTACGCGGCCGTTTACAACCAGCCCGAGAATATTCGGGCGGCCAATGCCTGGTACCAAGCGTTGGAGCAAGACATTGCCGACGCCAACACGTATGAACGTCTTTCCATGCCGGTGCTGGGTATTGGAAGCCACGTGTCGTACAGTTATCTACAGATGAGCTTGCCTTACATGGCCGAAAACGTCGAGGTAATCGGTATTCTGGACAGCGGCCACTATATGTTCGAGGAAAAACCAGCCCAAGTACTAGCCGCTGTTTTAAGCTTTCTGCAGCCGTTCGCCAACTGA